The following are encoded in a window of Alphaproteobacteria bacterium genomic DNA:
- a CDS encoding ABC transporter ATP-binding protein, producing MAATLEVRNLQTHFHTKAGVLRAVDGVSFEVGEGKILGLVGESGSGKSVTGFSIMGLVDPPGRIVGGEVLFKGKNIVGMAEDEIRSLRGNRIAMIFQDPMMTLNPVLKVETQMIEAVQAHENVDRKTAWTRARDALGQVGIPSPEERLASYPHQFSGGMRQRVAIAIALLNKPDLIVADEPTTALDVTIQGQILYEVQKLARITRTALIWITHDLSVVASLADEICVMYAGRIVERGSVDDVLDKPAHPYTAGLIGSVPSRNARGRPLTQIPGVMPSMLNLPSGCAFRMRCQYADDACAKTPPEPVGARQVRCVRPLAEVA from the coding sequence ATGGCGGCGACGCTCGAAGTCCGCAATCTCCAGACCCATTTCCACACCAAGGCCGGCGTGTTGCGCGCGGTCGACGGCGTGTCGTTCGAGGTGGGCGAGGGCAAGATCCTCGGCCTGGTCGGCGAATCCGGCTCGGGCAAGTCGGTCACCGGCTTCTCGATCATGGGCCTCGTCGATCCGCCGGGGCGCATCGTCGGCGGCGAAGTGCTGTTCAAGGGCAAGAACATCGTCGGCATGGCGGAGGACGAGATTCGAAGCCTACGCGGCAACCGCATCGCGATGATCTTCCAGGACCCGATGATGACGCTCAATCCGGTCCTGAAGGTCGAAACGCAGATGATCGAGGCGGTCCAGGCGCACGAAAACGTTGATCGCAAAACCGCCTGGACGCGCGCGCGCGATGCGCTGGGGCAGGTCGGTATCCCCAGCCCCGAGGAACGCCTTGCGTCCTACCCGCATCAATTCTCCGGCGGCATGCGCCAGCGCGTGGCCATCGCGATCGCATTGCTCAACAAGCCCGATCTGATCGTGGCGGACGAGCCGACAACGGCGCTCGACGTGACGATCCAGGGGCAGATCCTGTACGAGGTTCAGAAGCTGGCGCGCATCACGCGCACGGCGCTGATCTGGATCACGCACGATCTTTCGGTCGTCGCCTCGCTCGCCGACGAAATCTGCGTGATGTATGCGGGCCGCATCGTCGAACGCGGCAGCGTGGACGACGTGCTCGACAAGCCCGCCCATCCCTATACGGCCGGTCTGATCGGTTCGGTGCCCAGCCGCAACGCGCGCGGGCGTCCCTTGACACAGATCCCCGGCGTGATGCCCTCGATGCTGAACCTGCCGTCGGGCTGCGCGTTCCGGATGCGCTGCCAATACGCCGACGATGCGTGCGCGAAGACGCCGCCGGAACCCGTTGGTGCGCGCCAAGTGCGCTGCGTGCGCCCGCTGGCGGAGGTCGCGTGA
- a CDS encoding N-formylglutamate amidohydrolase produces MPRNPFDVHLPQAGRDIPLVLDSPHSGTDYPADFGYACDFALIRKSEDTHVDALFAHAPSLGAPLLAARFPRAYIDPNRSPLDIDPELIDGVWPGQIVPGEKTKLGLGLIWRKIKAGTPVYARKLSIDEVWKRIDECYLPYHAELQRLTDRAYARWGRVYHINCHSMPAVGDRETSADGESVRPDFAIGDRDGTTCDPAYTKFTVDFLRAKGYDARANDPYKGVELVRRHGRPAEKRHAIQIEVNRRLYMDEETRARNADFAKTKAVLDEYLEALAGWIAKR; encoded by the coding sequence ATGCCCCGTAATCCCTTCGACGTGCATTTGCCGCAAGCGGGCCGCGATATCCCGCTGGTGCTGGATTCGCCCCATAGCGGCACCGATTATCCCGCCGATTTCGGCTATGCCTGCGATTTCGCGCTCATCCGCAAGTCGGAGGATACGCATGTCGACGCGCTGTTCGCGCATGCGCCGTCGCTGGGGGCGCCGTTGCTCGCGGCACGTTTCCCGCGCGCCTATATCGATCCCAACCGCTCGCCGCTCGACATCGATCCCGAATTGATCGACGGCGTGTGGCCCGGCCAGATCGTGCCGGGCGAGAAGACGAAGCTCGGCCTCGGCCTCATCTGGCGCAAGATCAAGGCCGGCACGCCGGTCTATGCGCGCAAGCTGAGCATCGACGAGGTGTGGAAGCGCATCGACGAATGCTATCTGCCCTATCACGCCGAATTGCAGCGTCTGACCGATCGCGCCTATGCGCGCTGGGGCCGCGTCTATCACATCAATTGCCATTCGATGCCGGCGGTGGGCGACCGCGAAACCTCGGCCGACGGCGAATCCGTGCGGCCGGATTTCGCCATCGGCGATCGCGACGGCACGACCTGCGATCCGGCCTATACGAAATTCACCGTCGATTTCCTGCGGGCCAAAGGCTACGACGCGCGCGCCAACGATCCCTATAAAGGCGTGGAACTCGTGCGTCGCCACGGCCGCCCGGCCGAGAAACGCCACGCGATCCAGATCGAGGTCAACCGGCGCCTTTACATGGACGAGGAAACGCGCGCACGGAACGCCGACTTCGCCAAGACCAAGGCGGTGCTCGACGAATATCTCGAAGCCCTCGCAGGCTGGATCGCGAAGCGATGA
- a CDS encoding ABC transporter permease, translated as MAGAIQASEGTAKVETPFRRFVADFTESKLALGGLIVFAIVFVAAMLCAFISPQNPYDLRQLDIMDGKMPPGTISADGLVFWLGSDSQGRDMVSAILYGLRTSFLVAVTSGFIAAAVGTTVGLIAAYYGGKIDTFLMRTVDIKLSFPAILIALILLALLGQGTGKIILALVIIQWAYYARTVRASALVERRKEYVEAAHCLALPKSRILFRHILPNCLPPLIVVATIQIANSIALEATLSFLGVGLPITEPSLGLLIANGFEYILSGVYWISFFPGIALLVTIVSINLVGDQLRDVLNPRLQK; from the coding sequence ATGGCCGGCGCGATTCAAGCGAGCGAAGGCACCGCCAAGGTCGAAACGCCGTTCCGGCGCTTCGTCGCGGATTTCACCGAAAGCAAGCTGGCGCTGGGCGGCTTAATCGTATTCGCGATCGTGTTCGTCGCGGCGATGCTGTGCGCGTTCATCTCGCCGCAGAACCCGTACGACCTGCGTCAGCTCGACATCATGGACGGCAAAATGCCGCCGGGGACGATCTCGGCCGACGGGCTGGTGTTTTGGCTCGGCTCCGACAGCCAGGGCCGCGACATGGTCTCGGCGATCCTTTACGGGCTGCGCACGTCGTTCCTCGTCGCCGTCACCTCGGGCTTCATCGCCGCGGCGGTGGGCACGACGGTCGGGCTGATCGCGGCCTATTACGGCGGCAAGATCGACACGTTCCTGATGCGCACGGTCGATATCAAGCTGTCCTTCCCGGCGATCCTGATCGCGCTGATCCTGCTCGCCTTGCTGGGGCAGGGTACGGGCAAGATCATCCTGGCGCTCGTCATCATCCAATGGGCCTATTACGCGCGCACGGTGCGTGCCTCGGCGCTCGTCGAACGGCGCAAGGAATACGTGGAAGCCGCGCATTGCTTGGCGCTGCCCAAGTCGCGCATCCTGTTCCGGCATATCCTGCCCAACTGCCTGCCGCCGCTGATCGTCGTCGCGACGATCCAGATCGCCAATTCGATCGCGCTGGAAGCGACATTGTCGTTCCTGGGCGTGGGGCTGCCGATCACCGAACCCTCGCTGGGCCTGCTGATCGCCAACGGCTTCGAATACATCCTGTCGGGCGTCTATTGGATCAGCTTCTTCCCCGGCATCGCGCTGCTGGTCACCATCGTGTCGATCAATCTGGTCGGCGACCAATTGCGCGACGTCCTCAATCCCCGGCTCCAGAAGTAA
- a CDS encoding ATP-binding cassette domain-containing protein — protein sequence MAQATEKPPLIELRKVSRRFVKSLDFAAKIAAKLGADVKEEIVHAVDGVDLAVRDGEVVGLVGESGCGKSTLGRVVAGILPESSGEVFYRGRKLDDLKGKERIKAALAVQMIFQDPFASLNPRMRVRDIIGEAPLHHGLCSSAEFESYVDETMRRVGLDPGYKRRYPHQFSGGQRQRIGIARALAVKPDFVVCDESVAALDVSIQAQILNLFMKLRADLGLTYLFISHDLGVVRHLSDRVVIMYLGRVVEEGPTEELFDKPNHPYTVALLGEIPRLDTRKRQFVPVKGEIPSPLNPPTGCHFHPRCPHAMARCKAERPALRQIAPGRFAACHLNDAP from the coding sequence ATGGCACAAGCGACTGAGAAACCGCCGCTGATCGAACTGCGCAAGGTTTCGCGCCGTTTCGTCAAATCGCTCGATTTCGCGGCGAAGATCGCCGCCAAGCTCGGCGCCGATGTGAAGGAAGAAATCGTCCACGCGGTCGACGGCGTCGATCTCGCGGTGCGCGACGGCGAAGTCGTGGGTCTGGTCGGCGAATCCGGTTGCGGCAAATCCACGCTGGGCCGCGTCGTCGCGGGCATCCTGCCCGAAAGCTCGGGCGAGGTGTTCTATCGTGGCCGCAAGCTCGACGATCTGAAGGGCAAGGAACGGATCAAAGCGGCCTTGGCCGTGCAGATGATCTTCCAGGATCCGTTCGCCTCGCTCAATCCGCGCATGCGCGTGCGCGACATCATCGGCGAAGCGCCGCTGCATCACGGACTGTGTTCCAGCGCCGAGTTCGAGAGCTACGTCGACGAAACCATGCGCCGCGTCGGCCTCGATCCCGGCTACAAGCGCCGCTATCCGCATCAATTCTCGGGCGGGCAGCGTCAGCGCATCGGTATCGCGCGCGCGCTCGCGGTGAAGCCCGATTTCGTCGTTTGCGACGAATCGGTCGCGGCGTTGGACGTATCGATCCAGGCGCAGATTCTGAATCTGTTCATGAAGCTGCGGGCCGATTTGGGCCTCACGTATCTCTTCATCAGCCACGATCTGGGCGTGGTGCGCCATCTCTCCGACCGCGTCGTGATCATGTATCTCGGCCGCGTGGTGGAGGAAGGCCCGACCGAGGAGTTGTTCGACAAGCCGAACCATCCTTACACGGTCGCGCTGTTGGGCGAGATCCCGCGCCTGGATACTCGCAAGCGCCAATTCGTGCCGGTGAAGGGCGAAATCCCGTCGCCGTTAAACCCGCCGACGGGGTGCCATTTCCACCCGCGTTGCCCGCATGCGATGGCGCGCTGCAAGGCCGAACGGCCGGCGCTGCGCCAAATCGCGCCGGGCCGCTTCGCCGCCTGTCATTTGAACGATGCCCCGTAA
- a CDS encoding polyphosphate kinase produces the protein MSAAPRLSKLKPGRPFASKAEYEKTLEKLQKRLLTIQQAYYHSKRRAVLVFEGWDAAGKGGAIRRLTETLDPRGVHVWPIGAPTPEEQGRHYLYRFWRRLPAPGTIAIFDRSWYGRVLVERVDKLIDKPVWMRAYREIVEFERMLVDDGVRVAKVFLHIAPEVQLERFAERLEAPEKRWKLTQADIDAHLRYDDYADAADDMFAKTSWRGAPWKAIHADSKWNARIDALSHVCETLSAGVELKPPPLDPEFVKAAKRLLAGRKKR, from the coding sequence ATGAGTGCGGCGCCCCGTCTTTCCAAGTTGAAGCCGGGGCGCCCATTCGCGTCGAAGGCCGAATACGAAAAGACGCTCGAGAAGCTGCAAAAGCGCCTGCTGACGATCCAGCAAGCCTATTACCATTCGAAACGCCGCGCCGTTTTGGTGTTCGAGGGTTGGGACGCGGCGGGCAAGGGCGGGGCGATCCGCCGCTTGACCGAAACCCTCGATCCGCGCGGCGTGCATGTCTGGCCGATCGGTGCGCCCACGCCCGAAGAGCAAGGCCGCCACTACCTCTACCGTTTTTGGCGCCGCTTGCCGGCCCCGGGCACGATCGCGATCTTCGACCGGTCTTGGTACGGCCGCGTGCTGGTCGAACGCGTCGACAAGCTGATCGACAAGCCCGTTTGGATGCGCGCCTATCGCGAGATCGTCGAGTTCGAGCGCATGCTGGTCGACGATGGCGTGCGCGTCGCCAAGGTGTTTTTGCACATCGCGCCGGAAGTGCAGCTCGAACGTTTCGCCGAGCGCTTGGAAGCGCCCGAGAAGCGCTGGAAGCTGACCCAGGCCGATATCGACGCGCATCTGCGCTATGACGATTACGCCGATGCGGCCGACGATATGTTCGCGAAGACGTCGTGGAGGGGCGCGCCGTGGAAAGCGATCCACGCTGATTCCAAATGGAACGCGCGGATCGACGCGCTTTCGCATGTTTGCGAAACGCTGTCGGCGGGTGTGGAGTTGAAGCCGCCGCCGCTCGATCCCGAATTCGTCAAGGCGGCGAAGCGCCTGCTCGCCGGGCGCAAGAAGCGTT